The segment CTCAATGAAGGGACGCAGGCGTTCCAGGATGACACCGGCACCGCCGCCCTTGGCCAGCACATCCACAAGGACCTCGGGACTGACATCAGCGCGTGCTGCACAGGCGGCAGCCTCCGCCAGGACTGCGGAGAAACCCAGAGACACGAAGTTGTGCAACAGCTTGAGCCGGTGTCCGGAACCGACAGGCCCGGCGAAGGTGATGTTTTCGGCGAAGCTCTGCAGCAGTGGCAGGCATTCTTGGTAGAGCGACTCGTCGCCGCCGACGATCAGGTTCAGGCGTCCCTCGGCCGCTTCTTTGGGCGTACGCGTCATTGGCGCGTCCATGAACCTGCCACCGGCCTTTTGCACGGCGGCGGCGATGCGCTCGGTCGAAGAGGGGATCGCCGTCGAGCAATCGATGACCACGGTACCGGGCCGCAGGGCGCTGAGGAGGCCTTGGGCGCTGAAAAGCACATCCTCGACCTCGGGGGATCCGGTAACGCAGAGAATGACGATGTCGACCTGGCCGGCGAGCTCCGAGATAGCCGGTACGGTTTTCGCCCCCGCCTTC is part of the Cupriavidus oxalaticus genome and harbors:
- a CDS encoding NAD(P)-dependent oxidoreductase, translating into MKKTVGMIGIGMMGHGIATNVAKHGYPLVVLEHPGNQPLDALLKAGAKTVPAISELAGQVDIVILCVTGSPEVEDVLFSAQGLLSALRPGTVVIDCSTAIPSSTERIAAAVQKAGGRFMDAPMTRTPKEAAEGRLNLIVGGDESLYQECLPLLQSFAENITFAGPVGSGHRLKLLHNFVSLGFSAVLAEAAACAARADVSPEVLVDVLAKGGGAGVILERLRPFIERGDSSGFRFTISNALKDMTYYDTMASEVGASHATASAIRETYAGAYDQRSHGTVPELVALLAEPASVR